From Rhineura floridana isolate rRhiFlo1 chromosome 5, rRhiFlo1.hap2, whole genome shotgun sequence, a single genomic window includes:
- the LOC133384894 gene encoding LIM and senescent cell antigen-like-containing domain protein 1 isoform X5 — MLGVAAGMTNSNMANALANAMCERCRGGFAPAEKIVNSNGELYHEQCFVCAQCFQQFPEGLFYEFEGRKYCEHDFQMLFAPCCHQCGEFIIGRVIKAMNNSWHPECFCCDICQQVLADIGFVKNAGRHLCRPCHNREKARGMGKYICQKCHAIIEEQPLIFKNDPYHPDHFNCANCGKELTADARELKGELYCLPCHDKMGVPICGACRRPIEGRVVNAMGKQWHVEHFVCAKCEKPFLGHRHYERKGLAYCETHYNQLFGDVCFHCNRVIEGDVVSALNKAWCVHCFACSTCNTKLTLKDKFVEIDLKPVCKHCYEKMPEEFKWRLAKREREAKDKDKHKKKKPVCL; from the exons CAACATGGCCAATGCCCTTGCAAATGCCATGTGCGAGCGCTGTCGAGGAGGCTTTGCACCGGCAGAGAAGATTGTGAACAGCAATGGTGAGCTGTATCATGAGCAGTGTTTTGTGTGTGCCCAGTGCTTCCAGCAGTTCCCTGAAGGGCTTTTCTATGAG TTTGAAGGAAGGAAATACTGTGAACATGACTTTCAGATGCTTTTTGCTCCTTGTTGTCATCAGTGTG GGGAGTTCATTATTGGTCGTGTTATTAAAGCTATGAATAATAGCTGGCATCCAGAATGCTTCTGCTGTGATATCTGCCAACAGGTACTGGCAGACATTGGATTTGTGAAGAATGCTGGCAG ACACCTTTGCCGTCCATGCCATAATCGGGAGAAAGCCAGGGGAATGGGCAAATACATTTGTCAAAAGTGCCATGCCATCATTGAAGAACAACCTCTCATCTTCAAGAATGACCCTTACCATCCTGATCACTTCAACTGTGCCAACTGCGG AAAGGAACTTACTGCTGATGCCCGAGAACTGAAGGGGGAGTTGTACTGCTTGCCTTGTCATGACAAAATGGGAGTCCCCATCTGTGGAGCGTGCAGGAGGCCAATTGAAGGGCGAGTGGTGAATGCTATGGGGAAGCAGTGGCATGTAGAG CATTTTGTTTGTGCAAAGTGTGAGAAACCATTCCTAGGCCACCGTCACTATGAGAGGAAGGGACTGGCATATTGTGAGACTCATTACAATCAG CTCTTTGGTGATGTTTGCTTCCACTGTAATCGTGTGATTGAAGGAGATG TTGTGTCGGCCTTGAATAAGGCATGGTGTGTACACTGCTTCGCATGTTCTACTTGCAATACTAAGTTAACACTCAA GGACAAGTTTGTTGAAATCGATCTCAAACCTGTCTGCAAACACTGTTATGAGAAAATGCCGGAAGAATTTAAGTGGAGACTTGCCAAACGGGAGCGAGAAGCAAAGGATAAAGacaaacacaaaaagaaaaagccagTCTGCCTGTAA
- the LOC133384894 gene encoding LIM and senescent cell antigen-like-containing domain protein 1 isoform X6, translating to MANALANAMCERCRGGFAPAEKIVNSNGELYHEQCFVCAQCFQQFPEGLFYEFEGRKYCEHDFQMLFAPCCHQCGEFIIGRVIKAMNNSWHPECFCCDICQQVLADIGFVKNAGRHLCRPCHNREKARGMGKYICQKCHAIIEEQPLIFKNDPYHPDHFNCANCGKELTADARELKGELYCLPCHDKMGVPICGACRRPIEGRVVNAMGKQWHVEHFVCAKCEKPFLGHRHYERKGLAYCETHYNQLFGDVCFHCNRVIEGDVVSALNKAWCVHCFACSTCNTKLTLKDKFVEIDLKPVCKHCYEKMPEEFKWRLAKREREAKDKDKHKKKKPVCL from the exons ATGGCCAATGCCCTTGCAAATGCCATGTGCGAGCGCTGTCGAGGAGGCTTTGCACCGGCAGAGAAGATTGTGAACAGCAATGGTGAGCTGTATCATGAGCAGTGTTTTGTGTGTGCCCAGTGCTTCCAGCAGTTCCCTGAAGGGCTTTTCTATGAG TTTGAAGGAAGGAAATACTGTGAACATGACTTTCAGATGCTTTTTGCTCCTTGTTGTCATCAGTGTG GGGAGTTCATTATTGGTCGTGTTATTAAAGCTATGAATAATAGCTGGCATCCAGAATGCTTCTGCTGTGATATCTGCCAACAGGTACTGGCAGACATTGGATTTGTGAAGAATGCTGGCAG ACACCTTTGCCGTCCATGCCATAATCGGGAGAAAGCCAGGGGAATGGGCAAATACATTTGTCAAAAGTGCCATGCCATCATTGAAGAACAACCTCTCATCTTCAAGAATGACCCTTACCATCCTGATCACTTCAACTGTGCCAACTGCGG AAAGGAACTTACTGCTGATGCCCGAGAACTGAAGGGGGAGTTGTACTGCTTGCCTTGTCATGACAAAATGGGAGTCCCCATCTGTGGAGCGTGCAGGAGGCCAATTGAAGGGCGAGTGGTGAATGCTATGGGGAAGCAGTGGCATGTAGAG CATTTTGTTTGTGCAAAGTGTGAGAAACCATTCCTAGGCCACCGTCACTATGAGAGGAAGGGACTGGCATATTGTGAGACTCATTACAATCAG CTCTTTGGTGATGTTTGCTTCCACTGTAATCGTGTGATTGAAGGAGATG TTGTGTCGGCCTTGAATAAGGCATGGTGTGTACACTGCTTCGCATGTTCTACTTGCAATACTAAGTTAACACTCAA GGACAAGTTTGTTGAAATCGATCTCAAACCTGTCTGCAAACACTGTTATGAGAAAATGCCGGAAGAATTTAAGTGGAGACTTGCCAAACGGGAGCGAGAAGCAAAGGATAAAGacaaacacaaaaagaaaaagccagTCTGCCTGTAA
- the LOC133384894 gene encoding LIM and senescent cell antigen-like-containing domain protein 1 isoform X1 — protein sequence MEFQSRGHSYTIPENEEISHAHQNVPNDHENEGERAVSKLQRRHSDVKVYKEICDFYAKFNMANALANAMCERCRGGFAPAEKIVNSNGELYHEQCFVCAQCFQQFPEGLFYEFEGRKYCEHDFQMLFAPCCHQCGEFIIGRVIKAMNNSWHPECFCCDICQQVLADIGFVKNAGRHLCRPCHNREKARGMGKYICQKCHAIIEEQPLIFKNDPYHPDHFNCANCGKELTADARELKGELYCLPCHDKMGVPICGACRRPIEGRVVNAMGKQWHVEHFVCAKCEKPFLGHRHYERKGLAYCETHYNQLFGDVCFHCNRVIEGDVVSALNKAWCVHCFACSTCNTKLTLKDKFVEIDLKPVCKHCYEKMPEEFKWRLAKREREAKDKDKHKKKKPVCL from the exons ATGGAATTCCAAAGCAGAGGACACTCCTACACAATTCCAGAGAATGAAGAAATCTCACACGCTCATCAGAATGTGCCCAATGATCATGAAAATGAAGGCGAGAGAGCCGTGTCAAAATTACAGCGTAGGCACAGTGACGTAAAAGTATACAAAGAGATATGTGACTTTTATGCAAAATT CAACATGGCCAATGCCCTTGCAAATGCCATGTGCGAGCGCTGTCGAGGAGGCTTTGCACCGGCAGAGAAGATTGTGAACAGCAATGGTGAGCTGTATCATGAGCAGTGTTTTGTGTGTGCCCAGTGCTTCCAGCAGTTCCCTGAAGGGCTTTTCTATGAG TTTGAAGGAAGGAAATACTGTGAACATGACTTTCAGATGCTTTTTGCTCCTTGTTGTCATCAGTGTG GGGAGTTCATTATTGGTCGTGTTATTAAAGCTATGAATAATAGCTGGCATCCAGAATGCTTCTGCTGTGATATCTGCCAACAGGTACTGGCAGACATTGGATTTGTGAAGAATGCTGGCAG ACACCTTTGCCGTCCATGCCATAATCGGGAGAAAGCCAGGGGAATGGGCAAATACATTTGTCAAAAGTGCCATGCCATCATTGAAGAACAACCTCTCATCTTCAAGAATGACCCTTACCATCCTGATCACTTCAACTGTGCCAACTGCGG AAAGGAACTTACTGCTGATGCCCGAGAACTGAAGGGGGAGTTGTACTGCTTGCCTTGTCATGACAAAATGGGAGTCCCCATCTGTGGAGCGTGCAGGAGGCCAATTGAAGGGCGAGTGGTGAATGCTATGGGGAAGCAGTGGCATGTAGAG CATTTTGTTTGTGCAAAGTGTGAGAAACCATTCCTAGGCCACCGTCACTATGAGAGGAAGGGACTGGCATATTGTGAGACTCATTACAATCAG CTCTTTGGTGATGTTTGCTTCCACTGTAATCGTGTGATTGAAGGAGATG TTGTGTCGGCCTTGAATAAGGCATGGTGTGTACACTGCTTCGCATGTTCTACTTGCAATACTAAGTTAACACTCAA GGACAAGTTTGTTGAAATCGATCTCAAACCTGTCTGCAAACACTGTTATGAGAAAATGCCGGAAGAATTTAAGTGGAGACTTGCCAAACGGGAGCGAGAAGCAAAGGATAAAGacaaacacaaaaagaaaaagccagTCTGCCTGTAA
- the LOC133384894 gene encoding LIM and senescent cell antigen-like-containing domain protein 1 isoform X3, with protein sequence MTALQLKELSYSRLYRRRRDRPDSLGLHGLPEQKLSNMANALANAMCERCRGGFAPAEKIVNSNGELYHEQCFVCAQCFQQFPEGLFYEFEGRKYCEHDFQMLFAPCCHQCGEFIIGRVIKAMNNSWHPECFCCDICQQVLADIGFVKNAGRHLCRPCHNREKARGMGKYICQKCHAIIEEQPLIFKNDPYHPDHFNCANCGKELTADARELKGELYCLPCHDKMGVPICGACRRPIEGRVVNAMGKQWHVEHFVCAKCEKPFLGHRHYERKGLAYCETHYNQLFGDVCFHCNRVIEGDVVSALNKAWCVHCFACSTCNTKLTLKDKFVEIDLKPVCKHCYEKMPEEFKWRLAKREREAKDKDKHKKKKPVCL encoded by the exons CAACATGGCCAATGCCCTTGCAAATGCCATGTGCGAGCGCTGTCGAGGAGGCTTTGCACCGGCAGAGAAGATTGTGAACAGCAATGGTGAGCTGTATCATGAGCAGTGTTTTGTGTGTGCCCAGTGCTTCCAGCAGTTCCCTGAAGGGCTTTTCTATGAG TTTGAAGGAAGGAAATACTGTGAACATGACTTTCAGATGCTTTTTGCTCCTTGTTGTCATCAGTGTG GGGAGTTCATTATTGGTCGTGTTATTAAAGCTATGAATAATAGCTGGCATCCAGAATGCTTCTGCTGTGATATCTGCCAACAGGTACTGGCAGACATTGGATTTGTGAAGAATGCTGGCAG ACACCTTTGCCGTCCATGCCATAATCGGGAGAAAGCCAGGGGAATGGGCAAATACATTTGTCAAAAGTGCCATGCCATCATTGAAGAACAACCTCTCATCTTCAAGAATGACCCTTACCATCCTGATCACTTCAACTGTGCCAACTGCGG AAAGGAACTTACTGCTGATGCCCGAGAACTGAAGGGGGAGTTGTACTGCTTGCCTTGTCATGACAAAATGGGAGTCCCCATCTGTGGAGCGTGCAGGAGGCCAATTGAAGGGCGAGTGGTGAATGCTATGGGGAAGCAGTGGCATGTAGAG CATTTTGTTTGTGCAAAGTGTGAGAAACCATTCCTAGGCCACCGTCACTATGAGAGGAAGGGACTGGCATATTGTGAGACTCATTACAATCAG CTCTTTGGTGATGTTTGCTTCCACTGTAATCGTGTGATTGAAGGAGATG TTGTGTCGGCCTTGAATAAGGCATGGTGTGTACACTGCTTCGCATGTTCTACTTGCAATACTAAGTTAACACTCAA GGACAAGTTTGTTGAAATCGATCTCAAACCTGTCTGCAAACACTGTTATGAGAAAATGCCGGAAGAATTTAAGTGGAGACTTGCCAAACGGGAGCGAGAAGCAAAGGATAAAGacaaacacaaaaagaaaaagccagTCTGCCTGTAA
- the LOC133384894 gene encoding LIM and senescent cell antigen-like-containing domain protein 1 isoform X2: MEFQSRGHSYTIPENEEISHAHQNVPNDHENEGERAVSKLQRRHSDVKVYKEICDFYAKFNMANALANAMCERCRGGFAPAEKIVNSNGELYHEQCFVCAQCFQQFPEGLFYEFEGRKYCEHDFQMLFAPCCHQCGEFIIGRVIKAMNNSWHPECFCCDICQQVLADIGFVKNAGRHLCRPCHNREKARGMGKYICQKCHAIIEEQPLIFKNDPYHPDHFNCANCGKELTADARELKGELYCLPCHDKMGVPICGACRRPIEGRVVNAMGKQWHVEHFVCAKCEKPFLGHRHYERKGLAYCETHYNQLFGDVCFHCNRVIEGDVVSALNKAWCVHCFACSTCNTKLTLKNKFVEFDMKPVCKKCYEKFPLELKKRLKKLAETLGRK, from the exons ATGGAATTCCAAAGCAGAGGACACTCCTACACAATTCCAGAGAATGAAGAAATCTCACACGCTCATCAGAATGTGCCCAATGATCATGAAAATGAAGGCGAGAGAGCCGTGTCAAAATTACAGCGTAGGCACAGTGACGTAAAAGTATACAAAGAGATATGTGACTTTTATGCAAAATT CAACATGGCCAATGCCCTTGCAAATGCCATGTGCGAGCGCTGTCGAGGAGGCTTTGCACCGGCAGAGAAGATTGTGAACAGCAATGGTGAGCTGTATCATGAGCAGTGTTTTGTGTGTGCCCAGTGCTTCCAGCAGTTCCCTGAAGGGCTTTTCTATGAG TTTGAAGGAAGGAAATACTGTGAACATGACTTTCAGATGCTTTTTGCTCCTTGTTGTCATCAGTGTG GGGAGTTCATTATTGGTCGTGTTATTAAAGCTATGAATAATAGCTGGCATCCAGAATGCTTCTGCTGTGATATCTGCCAACAGGTACTGGCAGACATTGGATTTGTGAAGAATGCTGGCAG ACACCTTTGCCGTCCATGCCATAATCGGGAGAAAGCCAGGGGAATGGGCAAATACATTTGTCAAAAGTGCCATGCCATCATTGAAGAACAACCTCTCATCTTCAAGAATGACCCTTACCATCCTGATCACTTCAACTGTGCCAACTGCGG AAAGGAACTTACTGCTGATGCCCGAGAACTGAAGGGGGAGTTGTACTGCTTGCCTTGTCATGACAAAATGGGAGTCCCCATCTGTGGAGCGTGCAGGAGGCCAATTGAAGGGCGAGTGGTGAATGCTATGGGGAAGCAGTGGCATGTAGAG CATTTTGTTTGTGCAAAGTGTGAGAAACCATTCCTAGGCCACCGTCACTATGAGAGGAAGGGACTGGCATATTGTGAGACTCATTACAATCAG CTCTTTGGTGATGTTTGCTTCCACTGTAATCGTGTGATTGAAGGAGATG TTGTGTCGGCCTTGAATAAGGCATGGTGTGTACACTGCTTCGCATGTTCTACTTGCAATACTAAGTTAACACTCAA